A genome region from Manis javanica isolate MJ-LG chromosome 3, MJ_LKY, whole genome shotgun sequence includes the following:
- the MRPS25 gene encoding small ribosomal subunit protein mS25, protein MPMKGRFPIRRTLQYLGQGDVVFKDVVKVMTVNYNTHGKLGEGARKFVFFNIPQIQYKNPWVQIMMFKNMTPSPFLRFYLDSGEQVLVDVETKSNKEIMEHIKKILGKNEKTLKEEEEEKKELSHPAHFGPRKYCLRECICEVEGQVPCPRLVPLPKEMTGKYKTALKAGAQD, encoded by the exons ATGCCTATGAAAGGCCGCTTCCCGATCCGCCGCACCCTGCAGTACCTGGGCCAGGGGGACGTGGTGTTCAAGGACGTGGTGAAGGTCATGACGGTGAACTATAACACGCACGGGAAGCTGGGTGAGGGCGCCAG GAAATTTGTGTTTTTCAACATACCTCAGATCCAGTACAAAAACCCTTGGGTGCAGATCATGATGTTTAAGAACATGACACCATCACCCTTCCTGCGGTTCTACCTAG ATTCTGGGGAGCAGGTTCTTGTGGATGTGGAGACCAAGAGCAATAAGGAGATTATGGAGCACATCAAAAAAATCTTGGGGAAGAATGA GAAAACtctcaaggaggaggaggaagagaaaaaagagcttTCTCACCCAGCCCACTTTGGGCCCCGGAAGTACTGCCTGCGGGAGTGCATCTGTGAGGTGGAAGGGCAGGTACCCTGCCCGCGCCTGGTGCCATTGCCCAAGGAGATGACGGGGAAGTACAAGACAGCGCTGAAAGCTGGTGCTCAGGACTAG